The Cucurbita pepo subsp. pepo cultivar mu-cu-16 chromosome LG08, ASM280686v2, whole genome shotgun sequence genome contains a region encoding:
- the LOC111799531 gene encoding uncharacterized protein LOC111799531 isoform X2, with protein sequence MWHRQLHTLLGFCLIVLFYGDLVSVDPKSREPLSSALHEEELVTFPSGEPVATPATTSGDRNSSAAQSIVSESPEAAIGAPTVHTEVSRTTVEDSSGHSSGLQLSNNTGGKGMSIFQGLIDRALRTVRGSADDIGWLQRASGMPPVEDGTERFVEILEDIRHGIHKLPDSVVYLLVPGLFSNHGPLYFVDTKTRFSKMGLACHIAKIHSEASVEKNAREIKEYVEEIYWGAGKRVLILGHSKGGVDAAAALSLYWSDLREKVAGLALAQSPYGGTPIASDILREGQLGDYVNVRKLMEILICKVIKGDMQALEDLTYEKRKKFLMQHQLPEELPVVSFHTEASISPAVLATLSRVAHAELPAPLSTAQAAKLPVVIPLGAAMAACAQLLQIRYKEKSDGLVTCRDAEVPGSTVVHPKRKLDHAWMVYSSLNNDTSEADASQVCEALLTLLVEVGQKKRHQLTSKDE encoded by the exons ATGTGGCACAGACAACTTCATACTTTACTAGGTTTTTGTCTGATCGTTCTG TTCTATGGTGATTTGGTCTCAGTTGATCCTAAATCAAGAGAACCCCTGAGTTCTGCTTTACACGAAGAGGAATTAGTGACGTTTCCTTCTGGAGAGCCTGTAGCTACGCCAGCCACAACCAGTGGGGATCGAAACTCGAGCGCTGCACAATCAATAGTTTCTGAATCACCCGAAGCTGCAATTGGAGCTCCTACTGTACATACCGAAGTTTCAAGGACCACGGTTGAAGATTCATCTGGCCACAGTAGTGGTCTCCAATTGTCGAATAATACTGGTGGGAAAGGCATGTCAATTTTCCAAGG CCTTATCGATCGGGCTCTGAGGACAGTACGTGGATCTGCAGATGATATCGGTTGGCTTCAAAGGGCATCTGGAATGCCCCCGGTTGAAGATGGAACTGAGAGGTTTGTGGAAATTTTGGAAGACATCAG GCATGGTATTCACAAATTACCTGATTCAGTGGTTTATTTGCTGGTTCCAG GACTTTTCAGCAACCATGGACCACTGTATTTTGTTGATACAAAAACGAGATTCTCAAAGATGGGTCTGGCCTGTCATATTGCCAAGATTCATAGTGAG GCTTCAGTGGAGAAAAATGCACGAGAGATCAAAGAGTATGTTGAAGAAATATATTGGGGTGCTGGAAAACGTGTATTGATTCTTGGGCACAGCAAAGGGGGAGTAGATGCAGCAGCTGCCTTATCGTTGTATTGGTCTGATTTGAGAGAAAAAGTGGCTGGCTTGGCATTAGCTCAAAGTCCATATGGCGGTACTCCAATAGCATCTGATATCTTGCGTGAAGGACAGCTTGGTGACTATGTGAACGTACGGAAGCTTATGGAGATTTTGATCTGTAAAGTGATCAAG GGGGACATGCAAGCTCTGGAAGACTTAACGTatgagaagaggaagaaatttcTAATGCAGCACCAGTTGCCAGAAGAACTCCCTGTGGTATCATTCCACACCGAAGCCAGCATTTCACCTGCTGTTTTGGCCACCTTGTCTCGTGTTGCTCATGCCGAACTACCAGCCCCGCTCTCTACCGCTCAAGCTGCAAAACTCCCTGTAGTGATACCCCTGGGTGCTGCAATGGCAGCCTGTGCTCAGCTGCTGCAAATCCGTTATAAGGAGAAGAGTGATGGACTAGTTACTTGCCGTGATGCCGAAGTCCCCGGATCCACAGTCGTGCATCCGAAACGTAAACTAGACCATGCCTGGATGGTTTACTCGTCTCTCAACAACGATACGTCCGAAGCAGATGCATCTCAGGTGTGTGAGGCACTTTTGACATTGCTTGTTGAAGTTggacaaaagaaaagacaccAATTGACAAGTAAAGATGAATGA
- the LOC111799531 gene encoding uncharacterized protein LOC111799531 isoform X1 codes for MREGGDTRRGESGNPSVTEKDGLTEGLIPKLFNSVPVLNDAASYVAQTTSYFTRFLSDRSVDPKSREPLSSALHEEELVTFPSGEPVATPATTSGDRNSSAAQSIVSESPEAAIGAPTVHTEVSRTTVEDSSGHSSGLQLSNNTGGKGMSIFQGLIDRALRTVRGSADDIGWLQRASGMPPVEDGTERFVEILEDIRHGIHKLPDSVVYLLVPGLFSNHGPLYFVDTKTRFSKMGLACHIAKIHSEASVEKNAREIKEYVEEIYWGAGKRVLILGHSKGGVDAAAALSLYWSDLREKVAGLALAQSPYGGTPIASDILREGQLGDYVNVRKLMEILICKVIKGDMQALEDLTYEKRKKFLMQHQLPEELPVVSFHTEASISPAVLATLSRVAHAELPAPLSTAQAAKLPVVIPLGAAMAACAQLLQIRYKEKSDGLVTCRDAEVPGSTVVHPKRKLDHAWMVYSSLNNDTSEADASQVCEALLTLLVEVGQKKRHQLTSKDE; via the exons ATGAGGGAAGGTGGGGATACGAGAAGAGGGGAATCGGGCAATCCATCTGTG ACAGAGAAGGATGGGTTGACTGAGGGCCTTATTCCTAAACTATTTAATTCTGTACCGGTTCTCAACGACGCTGCTTCATATGTGGCACAGACAACTTCATACTTTACTAGGTTTTTGTCTGATCGTTCTG TTGATCCTAAATCAAGAGAACCCCTGAGTTCTGCTTTACACGAAGAGGAATTAGTGACGTTTCCTTCTGGAGAGCCTGTAGCTACGCCAGCCACAACCAGTGGGGATCGAAACTCGAGCGCTGCACAATCAATAGTTTCTGAATCACCCGAAGCTGCAATTGGAGCTCCTACTGTACATACCGAAGTTTCAAGGACCACGGTTGAAGATTCATCTGGCCACAGTAGTGGTCTCCAATTGTCGAATAATACTGGTGGGAAAGGCATGTCAATTTTCCAAGG CCTTATCGATCGGGCTCTGAGGACAGTACGTGGATCTGCAGATGATATCGGTTGGCTTCAAAGGGCATCTGGAATGCCCCCGGTTGAAGATGGAACTGAGAGGTTTGTGGAAATTTTGGAAGACATCAG GCATGGTATTCACAAATTACCTGATTCAGTGGTTTATTTGCTGGTTCCAG GACTTTTCAGCAACCATGGACCACTGTATTTTGTTGATACAAAAACGAGATTCTCAAAGATGGGTCTGGCCTGTCATATTGCCAAGATTCATAGTGAG GCTTCAGTGGAGAAAAATGCACGAGAGATCAAAGAGTATGTTGAAGAAATATATTGGGGTGCTGGAAAACGTGTATTGATTCTTGGGCACAGCAAAGGGGGAGTAGATGCAGCAGCTGCCTTATCGTTGTATTGGTCTGATTTGAGAGAAAAAGTGGCTGGCTTGGCATTAGCTCAAAGTCCATATGGCGGTACTCCAATAGCATCTGATATCTTGCGTGAAGGACAGCTTGGTGACTATGTGAACGTACGGAAGCTTATGGAGATTTTGATCTGTAAAGTGATCAAG GGGGACATGCAAGCTCTGGAAGACTTAACGTatgagaagaggaagaaatttcTAATGCAGCACCAGTTGCCAGAAGAACTCCCTGTGGTATCATTCCACACCGAAGCCAGCATTTCACCTGCTGTTTTGGCCACCTTGTCTCGTGTTGCTCATGCCGAACTACCAGCCCCGCTCTCTACCGCTCAAGCTGCAAAACTCCCTGTAGTGATACCCCTGGGTGCTGCAATGGCAGCCTGTGCTCAGCTGCTGCAAATCCGTTATAAGGAGAAGAGTGATGGACTAGTTACTTGCCGTGATGCCGAAGTCCCCGGATCCACAGTCGTGCATCCGAAACGTAAACTAGACCATGCCTGGATGGTTTACTCGTCTCTCAACAACGATACGTCCGAAGCAGATGCATCTCAGGTGTGTGAGGCACTTTTGACATTGCTTGTTGAAGTTggacaaaagaaaagacaccAATTGACAAGTAAAGATGAATGA
- the LOC111800081 gene encoding pentatricopeptide repeat-containing protein At1g02060, chloroplastic-like: MAVISSFKDGAAVVFRRQSSNMHRRLPSLRCYSSRLTEAETKSLNKTKKARDMARMINSKPWSNDLESSLASFSPSLSKTTVLQTLGFLRDPSKALKFFNWAQEMGYAHTEQSYFSMLEILGRNRHLNTARNFLFSIEKRSRGAVKLEARFFNSLMRNFSRAGLFQESINLFTTMKSHGVSPSIVTFNSLLTILLKRGRTNMAKNVYDEMLSTYGVTPDTFTFNILIRGFCMNGMVDEGFRIFKDLSRFGCEPDVITYNTLVDGLCRGGRVTIAYNVVKAMGKKSVDLNPNVVTYTTLIRGYCAKREINNALAVFEEMVNLGLKANNITYNTLIKGLCEAEKFEKVKEILEATAVDGTFSPDTCTFNILMHCHCDAGNLDEALRVFERMTKLKIQPDSATYSVLIRSLCEGKYYEKAENLLDKLLEKRILLSDDGCKPLVAAYNPILKYLCENGKAKKAETVFRQLMRRGTQDPPSYKTLIMGHCNEGTFESGYELLVLMLRKDFLPDMEVYESLINGFLHKDKPLLALQTLEKMLRSSHLPESSTFHSILEKLLEQGNASESASLIQLMLDKNIRQNLGFSTGCIRLLFEAGINDKAFQIVRMLYGNGYSVKMEELILFLCHCKKVIEASKMLLFSLESHQAVDIDVCSTVIFHLCQINKLSEAFGLYYKLVEMGVHQRLSCQNQLKVSLETGGKFEEAEFVSKRMEPQLKCKTNEAEGTTIFLKQLAEVIWSWIYQMGLVLQTLIGFIQVFTDKGYKHISFKLPNMSKMSCEGPAKLDHARARRVPTPGKATILAIGKAFPSQLVPQECLVEGYIRDTKCVDATIKEKLERLCKTTTVKTRYTVMCKEILDKYPELVTEGSPTIRQRLEIANPAVVEMATEASKACIKEWGRSVEDITHIVYVSSSEIRLPGGDLYIANRLGLKNDVGRVMLYFLGCYGGVTGLRVAKDIAENNPGSRILLTTSETTILGFRPPNNERPYDLVGAALFGDGAAGVIIGADPVLGQESPFMELNYAIQQFLPDTHNVIDGRLSEKGINFILGRDLPQRIDENIEEFCRKLMGKGKLVEFNELFWAVHPGGPAILNKLESTLRLKSDKLECSRKALMDYGNVSSNTIFYVIEKMREKLKREDGEEWGLALAFGPGITFEGILIRSL; this comes from the exons ATGGCCGTCATTTCCAGTTTCAAGGACGGGGCGGCGGTAGTTTTCAGAAGGCAGTCGTCAAACATGCATCGGCGTCTTCCGTCTCTCAG GTGCTATTCTTCTCGACTAACCGAGGCGGAAACCAAATCATTgaacaaaaccaaaaaggCGAGAGACATGGCACGGATGATCAACTCTAAACCTTGGTCGAATGACCTTGAATCATCTCTGGCTTCATTCTCACCCTCCCTCTCTAAAACCACCGTTCTTCAAACTCTAGGTTTCCTCAGAGACCCATCTAAAGCCCTAAAATTCTTCAACTGGGCACAAGAAATGGGTTACGCTCACACTGAACAATCCTACTTCTCGATGTTAGAAATTTTGGGTCGCAATCGGCATCTTAATACGGCTAGGAATTTCCTGTTTTCGATCGAAAAACGCTCTCGTGGAGCAGTCAAACTCGAAGCCCGATTCTTCAATAGCTTAATGAGGAACTTTAGTCGAGCTGGACTTTTTCAAGAATCTATAAACCTTTTTACGACGATGAAAtcacatggggtttccccatCGATTGTTACATTCAATAGTCTTTTGACTATTTTGCTTAAAAGGGGCAGAACTAATATGGCGAAGAACGTGTATGATGAAATGCTTAGTACTTATGGAGTGACTCCTGATACATTTACATTCAACATTTTGATTAGAGGATTTTGTATGAATGGCATGGTTGATGAAggttttagaattttcaaGGACTTGTCTCGCTTTGGTTGCGAACCGGATGTTATCACATATAACACACTTGTTGATGGATTGTGCAGGGGAGGTAGGGTTACCATTGCATATAATGTGGTAAAGGCAATGGGGAAGAAAAGCGTGGATCTGAATCCCAATGTTGTTACATACACAACTTTGATTAGAGGTTACTGTGCGAAGCGAGAGATTAACAACGCCTTAGCTGTTTTCGAAGAAATGGTCAATCTAGGCTTGAAAGCAAACAACATAACCTACAATACGTTAATTAAGGGGCTTTGTGAAGCCGAGAAATTCGAGAAAGTAAAGGAGATATTGGAGGCAACAGCAGTAGATGGAACGTTTTCTCCTGACACATGCACATTCAACATTTTGATGCATTGCCATTGTGATGCAGGAAACTTGGACGAAGCCTTGAGAGTGTTCGAGAGGATGACGAAGTTAAAGATTCAACCAGATTCGGCTACATATAGTGTATTGATTAGAAGTTTGTGTGAAGGGAAGTATTATGAGAAGGCTGAGAACTTGTTAGATAAACTATTAGAGAAAAGAATCTTGTTAAGTGATGATGGTTGTAAGCCTCTTGTCGCTGCGTATAACCCCATTTTGAAGTATTTATGTGAAAATGGAAAGGCTAAGAAAGCTGAAACAGTGTTTAGGCAGCTAATGAGAAGAGGAACACAAGACCCTCCATCTTACAAGACGTTGATCATGGGGCATTGTAACGAAGGTACATTCGAATCTGGGTATGAGCTACTAGTCTTGATGTTGAGGAAAGATTTTTTACCAGATATGGAGGTATATGAATCTTTAATTAATGGGTTTTTGCACAAGGATAAGCCACTTCTTGCCCTTCAGACACTGGAAAAGATGCTGAGGAGCTCCCATCTTCCTGAATCATCTACTTTTCATTCTATACTTGAAAAACTCTTAGAACAAGGAAATGCATCTGAATCTGCTAGTCTTATACAGTTAATGTTAGACAAGAATATTAGACAAAATCTCGGTTTTTCAACCGGTTGCATAAGACTACTTTTTGAAGCCGGAATCAACGACAAAGCGTTCCAAATTGTTCGTATGCTTTATGGAAATGGCTATTCGGTTAAAATGGAAGAactaattctttttctttgccaCTGCAAAAAGGTTATAGAGGCATCTAAAATGTTGCTATTTAGTTTAGAGAGTCATCAAGCTGTCGACATCGATGTTTGTAGTACGGTAATTTTTCACCTTTGTCAAATTAATAAGTTGTCTGAAGCATTTGGTCTGTACTATAAACTGGTGGAGATGGGAGTCCACCAACGGCTAAGTTGTCAAAACCAGCTGAAAGTTTCTCTTGAGACTGGGGGAAAATTCGAAGAGGCTGAGTTCGTATCAAAAAGGATGGAACCACAGCTGAAATGCAAAA CCAATGAGGCCGAGGGGACTACGATTTTTCTCAAGCAGCTCGCTGAAGTTATATGGAGTTGGATATACCAAATGGGACTTG TTCTTCAAACTCTGATAGGTTTCATTCAGGTATTTACTGACAAAGGCTACAAACACATCTCATTTAAGCTCCCAAATATGTCAAAGATGAGTTGTGAAGGCCCGGCTAAGCTCGATCATGCTCGGGCAAGGCGTGTTCCAACGCCTGGGAAGGCAACAATCCTTGCAATAGGCAAAGCATTTCCTAGCCAACTCGTTCCTCAAGAATGCTTGGTTGAGGGCTACATTCGCGATACGAAATGCGTAGACGCaactataaaagaaaaactggAGCGTTTAT gTAAAACTACCACTGTGAAGACAAGATACACTGTCATGTGTAAGGAAATCTTGGATAAGTATCCTGAGCTTGTCACTGAGGGCTCACCAACAATCAGACAGAGGTTGGAAATTGCTAACCCTGCAGTTGTTGAGATGGCCACTGAAGCTAGCAAAGCTTGTATTAAAGAATGGGGGAGGTCTGTTGAAGATATCACCCACATTGTCTATGTTTCTTCTAGCGAAATCCGCTTACCTGGTGGGGATCTTTACATTGCGAATCGCCTCGGTTTGAAGAACGATGTCGGTCGAGTGATGCTATATTTTCTAGGCTGTTACGGCGGTGTCACTGGACTCCGAGTTGCCAAAGACATAGCAGAAAACAACCCAGGAAGCCGCATTCTATTAACAACTTCTGAAACTACAATACTTGGATTTCGTCCCCCGAACAACGAACGCCCATACGACCTAGTTGGAGCTGCACTCTTCGGCGACGGAGCTGCAGGCGTGATCATCGGAGCAGACCCCGTATTGGGGCAAGAATCTCCTTTCATGGAGCTGAACTATGCGATCCAGCAATTCCTGCCAGACACCCACAATGTGATTGATGGAAGGCTCTCTGAAAAGGGTATAAATTTCATACTTGGAAGAGATCTTCCACAGAGAATAGATGAGAACATAGAAGAGTTCTGCAGAAAGCTGATGGGAAAGGGGAAGCTGGTGGAGTTTAATGAGTTGTTCTGGGCAGTTCATCCCGGTGGGCCGGCGATTCTGAATAAACTAGAGAGCACTCTGAGGCTTAAAAGTGATAAGCTTGAATGCAGCAGGAAGGCGTTGATGGACTATGGGAATGTTAGCAGCAACACTATCTTCTATGTCATTGAGAAGATGAGGGAAAAGCTGAAGAGAGAAGACGGGGAAGAATGGGGACTGGCTTTGGCGTTCGGACCTGGCATTACTTTTGAAGGCATTCTCATTCGTAGCCTCTGA
- the LOC111799532 gene encoding uncharacterized protein LOC111799532, protein MNETMIQFQQSLIELEAEAERLLIARNELVENDRVRNGNREALTALRRRARTTKSSVPSPFESIMKDMGGSETRPLVKEICTTCGNHDSNERTWMMFPGTDVFARVPFHAAHSILETDQSKLDFEAKKLQSFVKEQSLLISEKGVLADKISPGVLKALVTLTDKPK, encoded by the exons ATGAACGAGACAATGATACAATTTCAACAGAGCTTAATTGAGCTAGAAGCTGAAGCAGAGCGTCTCCTTATAGCACGCAACGAG TTGGTTGAAAATGATAGAGTGAGAAATGGGAATAGAGAAGCGTTGACTGCTTTGAGGAGGCGAGCACGGACAACAAAATCCAGTGTCCCATCACCTTTTGAGTCAATTATGAAGGACATGGGAGGTTCTGAAACAAGGCCATTGGTGAAGGAGATTTGCACTACCTGCGGGAACCATGACTCTAATGAGCGCACCTGGATGATGTTCCCAGGAACCGATGTGTTCGCCAGGGTTCCATTTCATGCAGCTCATTCAATCTTGGAGACAG ATCAGTCGAAACTTGATTTTGAGGCAAAGAAATTGCAAAGTTTTGTAAAAGAGCAGTCCCTTCTGATCTCAGAAAAAGGGGTCCTCGCTGACAAGATCAGTCCCGGGGTGCTCAAGGCTTTAGTGACATTGACAGACAAACCCAAATGA
- the LOC111799767 gene encoding squamosa promoter-binding-like protein 7: MPISSPTISNLSSSFPSFAALLAVLEMEICGNLIGQSNAGRDQTANPTTVWEHLNSSRFHLDWATANSTHGDAHQHHQCLFPGDHHQGGHFHRDPHLMCLKLGKRHYFEDATAASVVGKRGKPLYSTVPTSVPRCQVEGCHVALVNAKDYHRRHRVCEMHSKAPKVVVVGLEQRFCQQCSRFHVISEFDDSKRSCRRRLAGHNERRRKSSQESVAARNWSGENKSRTGKIAYIPSPTGRALSLLSSKNESWATSSELSLRSSAALRELIAENRAAILARQLILERDWHSNHTRTADDFGGGGVGLEQSWEKMHDDGNGGAHVTLDLMQAPRTAFGVLSVSGKSKEEDEECGELWNSFQDHDSNVV; encoded by the exons ATGCCTATTTCTTCGCCCACCATTTCTAacctctcttcttccttcccttcTTTTGCTGCACTTCTTGCAGTTCTTGAGATGGAGATTTGTGGCAATTTGATTGGACAGTCCAATGCCGGAAGAGACCAAACTGCCAACCCCACTACCGTTTGGGAGCACCTCAATTCCTCTCGCTTCCACTTGGATTGGGCCACTGCCAACTCCACCCACGGCGACGCTCACCAACACCACCAGTGTCTCTTCCCCGGAGATCACCATCAGGGCGGCCATTTCCACCGGGACCCACATCTCATGTGCTTGAAGCTCGGCAAGAGACACTACTTTGAGGACGCCACTGCGGCGTCCGTCGTGGGGAAGAGAGGGAAGCCGTTGTACAGTACAGTTCCGACTAGCGTTCCTCGGTGTCAAGTGGAAGGGTGTCATGTGGCGCTGGTGAATGCTAAGGACTACCACCGTAGGCATAGGGTCTGCGAGATGCACTCCAAGGCTCCCAAAGTTGTGGTTGTTGGCTTAGAACAGAGGTTCTGCCAGCAGTGTAGCAG GTTTCATGTGATTTCTGAGTTTGATGATTCAAAGAGGAGCTGTAGGAGGAGATTAGCAGGGCACAATGAGAGACGAAGAAAGAGTTCTCAGGAATCTGTAGCAGCAAGGAACTGGTCCGGAG AAAACAAGTCGAGGACAGGTAAGATTGCATACATACCATCGCCGACGGGACgtgctctctctcttctgtcaTCGAAGAACGAATCGTGGGCGACCTCATCGGAGCTATCGCTGAGGTCGAGCGCAGCGCTCCGAGAACTGATAGCGGAGAATCGCGCGGCCATTCTGGCTCGGCAGCTGATTCTGGAGAGAGATTGGCACTCAAACCACACGAGGACGGCGGATGATTTCGGCGGCGGAGGCGTTGGATTGGAACAGAGTTGGGAGAAGATGCATGATGATGGAAATGGCGGTGCGCACGTTACGCTGGACCTGATGCAGGCGCCGAGGACGGCGTTTGGGGTGCTGTCTGTGAGTGGGAAAtcgaaggaagaagatgaagaatgtGGCGAGTTATGGAATTCCTTTCAGGATCACGACTCCAATGTTGTTTAA